A window of Pseudoalteromonas xiamenensis contains these coding sequences:
- a CDS encoding MFS transporter, whose product MWVVLAVFLLSCSQLASQIYIPVLPTLGQSLAISETASQALIASYYITLGMSQLITGPSRDRFGDKPVFIAGQMTLILGTLLCTLSQNATLFFIGRILQGIGAASPLLISRTVLSSKLQGPKLKSAMATMAIASSLTSILTPLISGVLSQWFGWQGMSGVLIGYYVLVTLFGLALLESTTNHANSVHPKFLVKQYRALLNQGPFLYVACIKWIPTFLYLTIQLYLPFFLSHTFGYNDHEIGQAMMIPMLGLLFGSTMAKVLQKRFAYLDLVLWFWPILLLGALLFAHTDAALGYLLAYALVMLVFGVYFPVYMHLIGVVEPNNAGTANALVGAVELLVFTLLALAINRWLLDSPLSVALFIGLCALFVLFAWYQLNTRRITELSTPITEK is encoded by the coding sequence ATGTGGGTTGTACTTGCCGTATTTCTATTATCTTGCTCACAGCTTGCAAGCCAAATATACATTCCCGTCTTACCAACGCTTGGTCAGTCACTTGCAATTAGCGAAACAGCTAGCCAAGCTCTCATTGCAAGCTACTATATCACCCTAGGAATGTCGCAGTTGATCACCGGTCCGTCGAGAGACCGGTTTGGTGATAAGCCTGTTTTTATTGCGGGACAAATGACGCTAATTCTCGGCACACTTCTGTGCACGCTTTCGCAAAACGCTACCTTGTTTTTTATTGGTCGCATTTTACAAGGTATTGGAGCGGCCTCCCCGTTGTTAATTAGCCGTACAGTACTATCCTCAAAATTACAGGGACCAAAGCTCAAAAGCGCAATGGCAACAATGGCGATAGCATCCAGTTTAACGTCTATTCTAACGCCGCTGATCTCTGGCGTGCTTTCCCAATGGTTTGGTTGGCAAGGTATGTCTGGTGTTCTAATTGGCTATTATGTTTTGGTTACGTTGTTTGGTTTGGCGCTCTTAGAAAGCACCACTAATCACGCCAATTCTGTGCATCCGAAATTTCTCGTAAAACAATATCGTGCATTACTGAATCAGGGGCCTTTTCTCTACGTCGCCTGTATTAAGTGGATACCTACTTTTTTGTATTTGACAATCCAGTTGTACTTGCCTTTTTTCTTAAGTCACACCTTTGGATATAACGACCATGAAATTGGTCAAGCGATGATGATCCCAATGCTAGGGCTGTTGTTCGGTTCGACTATGGCAAAAGTTTTGCAAAAGCGTTTTGCCTACCTCGATTTAGTGTTGTGGTTTTGGCCTATTTTGCTCTTGGGTGCGTTACTTTTTGCACACACCGATGCAGCACTTGGCTATTTACTCGCTTACGCACTGGTGATGCTCGTGTTTGGTGTTTATTTTCCGGTATATATGCACCTCATCGGTGTTGTAGAACCAAACAATGCAGGTACCGCTAATGCGCTGGTCGGCGCTGTAGAACTACTTGTGTTCACCCTACTTGCGCTGGCAATCAACCGATGGCTCCTCGACTCGCCACTGTCCGTCGCGCTGTTTATTGGTTTGTGCGCGCTTTTCGTACTGTTTGCATGGTATCAATTAAATACACGACGTATAACAGAACTTTCGACCCCAATTACGGAAAAATAA
- a CDS encoding GNAT family N-acetyltransferase — MFNTKRTLIRRLKQDDVDAIYAHRRSHQTSKYIGPPSTLQDAIERVNQAMKPWTQAEGERLMLGIEHRDTGELIGELMFKYTNKPAGIGEIGYRLAEEYLGQGYGLEVSNGLINYVFEELAAHKIQAIAAVDNIASWKLMEKLGMVREGVLREYMLLPSGYSDAVVYGLLKREWLALNKNKPVPTLQQVC, encoded by the coding sequence ATGTTTAATACAAAACGGACTCTGATTCGACGACTAAAGCAGGATGACGTAGACGCAATTTATGCGCATCGGCGCAGCCACCAAACGTCTAAATACATTGGTCCGCCAAGCACCTTACAAGATGCAATTGAGCGTGTTAATCAAGCCATGAAACCTTGGACACAAGCAGAAGGCGAGAGATTGATGCTTGGCATTGAGCACCGAGACACTGGCGAGCTGATAGGGGAACTGATGTTTAAGTACACCAATAAGCCCGCCGGAATTGGTGAGATAGGATACCGATTGGCCGAAGAATATCTTGGTCAAGGCTATGGTTTAGAAGTGTCGAACGGGCTTATTAATTACGTTTTTGAAGAACTCGCGGCACACAAAATACAGGCTATTGCCGCTGTTGATAACATCGCTTCGTGGAAGCTAATGGAAAAATTGGGTATGGTCCGAGAAGGCGTATTACGCGAGTATATGTTGCTGCCTTCTGGCTATTCCGATGCGGTCGTATATGGTTTGTTGAAACGAGAATGGTTGGCCTTGAACAAAAACAAACCAGTTCCCACTTTGCAACAGGTATGCTAA
- a CDS encoding RES family NAD+ phosphorylase — MKMYRLTQKKFADTPFSPQGAKLFGGRWNSKGTEALYFAESESLCVLEVFVHVNNDPQLIDKYDLYRIEVPEYLIVQLDKEDLPNNWRAIPVGELTQEIGDQFLKLPHPEFVALQVPSTISPRDKNFLVNPNHPLMPEILEKAEKLEFSFDRRIFKQ; from the coding sequence ATGAAAATGTATCGACTGACACAAAAGAAGTTTGCAGACACACCTTTTAGTCCGCAAGGCGCAAAACTGTTTGGCGGAAGGTGGAATTCCAAAGGCACAGAAGCGCTGTATTTTGCCGAATCGGAATCATTGTGTGTACTTGAGGTGTTCGTCCATGTAAATAACGATCCACAACTGATTGATAAGTACGATCTGTACCGCATTGAAGTGCCTGAATACCTTATTGTCCAGCTAGACAAAGAAGACTTACCCAACAATTGGCGTGCCATACCGGTTGGAGAACTCACGCAGGAAATTGGCGATCAATTTTTAAAACTGCCTCATCCAGAGTTTGTGGCATTGCAAGTCCCTTCAACCATTTCTCCTCGGGATAAAAACTTTCTCGTCAACCCCAATCACCCTTTGATGCCTGAAATTCTAGAAAAAGCAGAGAAGCTCGAATTTAGCTTTGATAGGCGGATTTTTAAGCAATAG
- the parS gene encoding type II RES/Xre toxin-antitoxin system antitoxin, whose amino-acid sequence MATSSLKSFKPKPTYKPNYWYSLGIEDDDTSKTASIHLGFKPAVYRNIVEKAKLSQNEFHHVTLIPISTIKRRLKNEERFSTQESDVMYRLALLIKLATDMFDDEQRALEWIREGVYGLNGKRPLDMISTTVDFETVKDLIGRIEHGVFS is encoded by the coding sequence ATGGCCACATCAAGTCTAAAAAGTTTTAAGCCTAAACCAACCTATAAACCCAATTATTGGTATTCGCTGGGGATTGAAGACGATGACACGTCAAAAACGGCCTCAATTCACTTAGGGTTTAAGCCTGCGGTCTATCGAAACATTGTTGAAAAAGCAAAGTTATCTCAAAACGAATTCCATCATGTTACGTTGATCCCAATCAGCACAATTAAACGTCGGCTTAAAAACGAAGAGCGTTTTAGCACTCAAGAAAGTGACGTGATGTACCGCCTTGCACTGTTGATTAAATTGGCAACGGATATGTTCGATGATGAACAACGCGCGCTTGAGTGGATCCGAGAAGGTGTTTATGGGCTAAATGGCAAACGACCTCTTGATATGATATCGACCACGGTCGATTTTGAGACAGTAAAAGACTTAATTGGTCGTATCGAACACGGTGTTTTTTCTTAA
- a CDS encoding glycerol-3-phosphate dehydrogenase/oxidase has translation MEKVAIIGGGINGLCTAWKLAEAGFKVTLFERGELMQQTSAASSKLLHGGIRYLENFEFRLVREALEERKWWLENVPNLTRRLPILYPIYPHTRARWKMKIGMTLYDFLAGKKGIGRHRWLTPRQVKRCSPYLNQQNLKGAYLFHDGQMDDQALGLWVAERCRELGVSIHTQHPVNRITAHGTLSTFQGSFEFDTIINVAGPWSEQLLEDSHLPHDEHLDLVRGSHLLLPPISKFGHLLEVPGESRVVFVLPYKSQTLLGTTEVKHTLNETVEVSKGEQAYLLNLYNHYFTQPCNETDIRSKYAGVRPLLSGKDSLSKHSREYKITRNERLITVFGGKWTTARALGLAVLNQLRK, from the coding sequence ATGGAAAAAGTGGCGATCATCGGTGGTGGGATCAACGGGCTATGCACTGCATGGAAACTCGCTGAAGCGGGGTTTAAGGTGACACTGTTTGAGCGCGGTGAACTCATGCAACAGACTTCAGCTGCTTCAAGCAAACTGTTGCACGGTGGAATACGCTACCTTGAAAACTTTGAATTTAGATTGGTCCGTGAAGCCCTTGAAGAGCGTAAATGGTGGCTCGAAAACGTCCCAAATCTAACGCGTCGCCTTCCTATACTTTACCCTATATATCCCCATACACGCGCCAGATGGAAAATGAAAATCGGCATGACGTTGTATGATTTCCTCGCCGGTAAAAAAGGCATTGGTCGACACCGATGGCTGACGCCCAGACAAGTTAAACGTTGTTCGCCATACCTAAATCAACAAAATTTAAAGGGTGCTTACTTATTTCACGATGGTCAAATGGATGACCAAGCGCTCGGGCTTTGGGTTGCAGAGCGCTGCCGTGAATTAGGGGTAAGCATCCACACCCAGCATCCAGTCAATCGCATTACAGCACATGGCACACTGAGCACTTTTCAAGGCTCATTTGAATTCGACACCATCATCAATGTCGCCGGCCCTTGGAGTGAGCAGCTCCTTGAAGATTCTCACCTGCCTCACGATGAACACTTAGACTTAGTGCGAGGGAGTCATTTACTCCTGCCCCCCATAAGCAAATTTGGCCATCTACTTGAAGTACCCGGAGAATCAAGGGTGGTATTCGTGTTGCCGTACAAATCACAAACATTGCTTGGCACGACAGAAGTGAAGCACACGCTGAACGAAACAGTTGAGGTTTCCAAAGGAGAACAAGCTTACCTATTGAACCTGTATAACCACTATTTTACTCAACCATGCAACGAAACGGACATACGTTCAAAGTACGCTGGTGTAAGGCCTCTTTTGTCCGGCAAAGACTCGCTTTCGAAACATTCTAGAGAATACAAAATTACACGTAATGAGCGACTTATCACGGTGTTTGGCGGGAAATGGACGACCGCACGGGCACTCGGACTCGCTGTATTAAACCAGCTAAGAAAATAA
- a CDS encoding gamma-glutamylcyclotransferase, with protein sequence MVYFGIWEIIQACKSTPRRVLSWVRLFKLKEPLDWHELDAYEDFHPNDLAGSLYLRIETQVLLANDKPQRAWVYHYQGPMHFAKVIEHGDYALHRQTLRLPRR encoded by the coding sequence ATGGTGTACTTTGGGATCTGGGAAATTATCCAGGCTTGCAAGTCGACGCCACGGCGGGTGCTGTCATGGGTGAGGCTCTTTAAACTCAAAGAGCCGCTAGATTGGCATGAACTTGATGCTTACGAAGATTTCCACCCGAATGATCTCGCAGGAAGTCTATATCTGCGAATTGAGACGCAAGTACTTCTTGCCAACGACAAACCGCAACGTGCGTGGGTTTATCACTACCAAGGACCGATGCATTTTGCCAAAGTGATTGAACATGGCGACTACGCGTTACATCGACAAACATTACGTCTCCCACGGCGCTAA
- a CDS encoding EAL domain-containing protein: MTAKHCEQCRHGNNLDFEFTMAFQPIVSHKNKSIFGYEALVRGVNNEPAGAVIANVNEANRYAFDQSCRVKAIALAAKLGLEGFLSINFLPNAVYQPERCIRTTLEAAEKYHFPTDRIMFEFTENEQIKDADHVKGIVSYYKQQGFLTAIDDFGAGYAGLNLLASYQPNIVKLDMDLVRNIANNKPKQIIAKHTLAMLNELGVTTLVEGIETQAEYHFFANEGVDLMQGYYFAKPAFEALVTVSSERFN, encoded by the coding sequence ATGACAGCGAAACACTGTGAGCAATGCCGTCACGGCAACAACTTAGACTTTGAGTTTACGATGGCATTTCAACCGATTGTCAGTCACAAAAACAAGTCTATATTTGGCTATGAAGCGCTTGTCCGTGGTGTTAATAACGAGCCTGCTGGCGCCGTTATTGCCAATGTAAATGAAGCAAATCGCTATGCGTTCGATCAATCCTGCCGCGTTAAGGCGATTGCCTTAGCCGCCAAGTTGGGCCTAGAGGGATTTCTCAGCATCAACTTTTTACCTAATGCTGTCTATCAGCCTGAGCGTTGTATTCGCACGACTTTAGAAGCGGCGGAAAAATACCATTTTCCGACCGACCGCATTATGTTCGAATTTACGGAAAATGAGCAGATCAAGGATGCAGACCATGTAAAAGGGATCGTTTCGTATTATAAGCAGCAAGGTTTTTTAACCGCGATTGATGACTTTGGGGCAGGTTACGCGGGCTTGAATTTATTAGCTTCATACCAACCTAATATTGTAAAACTGGATATGGATTTAGTCCGAAACATAGCAAACAATAAGCCAAAACAAATCATCGCCAAACACACTTTAGCCATGCTTAATGAACTTGGGGTAACGACGCTTGTAGAAGGGATTGAAACTCAAGCTGAGTACCACTTTTTTGCAAATGAAGGCGTTGATCTGATGCAAGGATACTACTTTGCAAAACCAGCCTTTGAAGCATTAGTGACAGTATCAAGTGAGCGGTTCAATTAA
- a CDS encoding LysR family transcriptional regulator — protein MDWLTATKSFEILAQTGSFTKAADLLNISPSAMSKRIDWLEQQLGHTLLVRTTRQVNLTEQGALFLPRVKQWVADFDALLDEAQSSHLEPQGTLKIAATQAVGSTVLMPNIKTFLAQYPKLTIHLNVLPPGAPPDLHHDLVITRYHEEFDSSSLVGRRLIDYQMQMFASPDYLKHHQQIVSLNDVSEHKMLLTNYYQKKGGLVLEDGRVFSFTNYNFVTDHLDAILKAAIQGMGIIFISPHYIEREIRLGLLVPVLPEIKSAKTQLMAYYPKTDFIPYKTKRFFEHLKQNLAKSSTVNVRRVG, from the coding sequence ATGGACTGGTTAACGGCGACAAAAAGTTTTGAAATACTGGCGCAAACAGGCAGCTTTACCAAAGCTGCCGATCTCTTAAACATTTCACCCTCAGCCATGAGCAAAAGGATTGATTGGCTCGAACAGCAACTTGGTCATACCCTCTTGGTCCGAACGACTCGACAAGTAAACTTAACTGAACAAGGCGCGTTGTTTTTGCCCCGAGTGAAACAATGGGTAGCCGATTTTGATGCGTTACTCGACGAAGCTCAGTCGTCGCATCTTGAGCCGCAAGGCACACTGAAAATCGCGGCGACCCAAGCGGTTGGTAGTACTGTATTAATGCCAAACATTAAAACGTTTTTAGCACAGTATCCTAAACTAACCATTCATCTCAATGTACTGCCTCCGGGAGCACCTCCAGATTTGCATCATGATTTAGTGATCACGCGTTACCATGAAGAGTTTGATTCCTCTTCCCTTGTTGGTCGGCGTTTAATTGATTATCAAATGCAAATGTTCGCCTCGCCTGACTACCTTAAACATCACCAGCAGATCGTGTCTCTGAACGACGTGAGTGAACACAAAATGTTGCTGACCAATTACTATCAGAAAAAAGGTGGATTGGTGCTTGAAGATGGTCGCGTGTTCAGTTTTACCAACTATAATTTTGTGACAGATCATCTTGATGCGATTTTAAAAGCGGCTATCCAAGGCATGGGGATCATTTTTATATCTCCTCACTACATTGAGCGTGAAATTCGCCTCGGATTGTTGGTTCCGGTGTTACCCGAAATCAAATCTGCGAAAACTCAATTGATGGCTTATTACCCTAAAACGGATTTTATACCGTATAAGACAAAACGTTTCTTTGAACATTTAAAGCAAAATCTAGCGAAGAGCTCCACTGTAAACGTAAGGAGAGTAGGATGA
- a CDS encoding DUF4382 domain-containing protein translates to MYKYVTLATFMGLLSGCGGGSSSSSTSTQPTTPPVAESTTLTLGVSDAPVTNIAAVWVAFDKITLRASGGQDTVVDISSEDGSKSVRLVNLLQYTGDDIHQLFANQQLEAGNYTWIRADVVNGDSSDYENTSHVIYKDGTYAPLIVNRKRQRWYRRDSTRRIRFSYRN, encoded by the coding sequence ATGTACAAGTACGTAACGCTAGCAACATTCATGGGATTACTAAGTGGCTGCGGGGGTGGCTCAAGTTCCAGCTCAACATCGACACAACCTACTACACCACCTGTTGCAGAATCGACAACGTTAACATTGGGCGTTTCCGATGCTCCCGTAACGAACATCGCCGCAGTTTGGGTTGCATTTGATAAAATCACGCTTCGCGCTAGCGGCGGTCAAGATACCGTCGTCGACATCAGCAGTGAAGATGGCAGCAAATCAGTTCGCCTTGTCAATTTACTTCAATACACGGGTGACGATATTCATCAATTATTTGCTAATCAGCAACTTGAGGCAGGTAATTACACATGGATACGTGCCGATGTTGTCAACGGCGATAGCAGTGACTATGAAAATACATCTCACGTTATCTACAAAGATGGTACGTACGCCCCACTTATCGTAAACCGAAAAAGGCAACGATGGTATCGGCGAGATTCAACTAGACGGATTCGATTTAGTTACAGGAACTAA
- a CDS encoding DUF2461 domain-containing protein, producing MFNDNTFAFLNELAQNNDREWFKANQTRYEENVRTPALNLIEAMAPGIRNLSPKLLAVAKKVGGSLMRVQRDTRFSHNKQPYKTNVGIQFRHFLGKDVHAPGLYLHLANDECFLGAGMWRPEGKALNAIRHCMDENPNAYKKALTTLTAAGFELTGESLQRPPRGYDKNHPLIEELKRKDFIAFKNFDRQIATSTDFPDWLLSQWQHTQPLMHYLCFALELDY from the coding sequence ATGTTTAACGACAATACGTTTGCGTTTTTAAATGAACTTGCTCAAAACAATGACCGTGAGTGGTTTAAAGCCAATCAAACGCGATACGAAGAAAACGTGCGAACGCCAGCGCTCAACCTGATTGAAGCCATGGCGCCAGGAATACGCAACTTATCGCCAAAACTGTTAGCCGTGGCAAAAAAGGTCGGTGGAAGTTTGATGCGCGTGCAACGAGACACCCGTTTTAGCCACAACAAACAACCATACAAAACAAACGTGGGGATCCAATTCCGCCATTTTCTTGGCAAAGACGTTCATGCTCCCGGTCTATACTTACACCTAGCCAACGACGAATGTTTTTTAGGTGCTGGAATGTGGCGTCCCGAAGGCAAAGCCCTCAATGCTATTCGTCATTGTATGGATGAAAACCCTAACGCCTATAAAAAAGCGCTCACAACATTAACAGCAGCGGGTTTCGAACTTACAGGTGAATCACTTCAAAGACCACCTAGAGGCTATGACAAAAACCATCCATTGATTGAAGAACTGAAACGCAAAGACTTTATTGCGTTCAAAAATTTCGATAGGCAAATCGCGACATCCACTGACTTCCCAGATTGGTTACTATCACAATGGCAGCACACTCAACCATTAATGCACTATCTGTGCTTCGCACTCGAACTCGATTATTAA
- a CDS encoding gamma-glutamylcyclotransferase, whose product MPAHLFVYGTLLKKLNLPCYRYIQKVADFVGEAKTHGVLWDLGNYPGLQVDATAGAVMGEAL is encoded by the coding sequence ATGCCTGCTCATTTGTTTGTTTACGGCACTTTGCTTAAAAAACTAAACCTCCCCTGCTATCGCTACATCCAAAAAGTCGCTGACTTTGTTGGGGAGGCAAAGACACATGGTGTACTTTGGGATCTGGGAAATTATCCAGGCTTGCAAGTCGACGCCACGGCGGGTGCTGTCATGGGTGAGGCTCTTTAA